Proteins encoded in a region of the Anopheles aquasalis chromosome 2, idAnoAquaMG_Q_19, whole genome shotgun sequence genome:
- the LOC126570055 gene encoding uncharacterized protein LOC126570055 yields MHHRSVFVAASLLLLVLVPLCNGLPLWNFLSGTEVSRDVADNAAGEIDLGDSQATADGRTIRILSYNTMVPALQMILTPIGRMVWPRVEQWFSDTFGSYLDSANRAIENIAQYATDNISFQTGDVYYTKSDMINGHGYQSLIVTLPSGRTVTILTFKSKNKFNVFEEFPQLTDAQNEVRKIE; encoded by the exons ATG catcatcgttCGGTTTTCGTTGCTGCAAGCTTGTTGCTTCTGGTGTTGGTACCACTATGCAATGGACTACCACTATGGAATTTTTTATCTGGAACAGAGGTCTCCAGAGATGTTGCCGACAATGCAGCGGGCGAGATCGATCTTGGTGATTCGCAAGCAACTGCTGATGGTCGCACAATACGAATTCTAAGCTACAATACAATGGTACCGGCTCTACAGATGATTCTTACTCCAATCGGTCGCATGGTGTGGCCTCGTGTCGAGCAATGGTTTTCTGATACCTTTGGCTCTTACCTTGACAGTGCCAATCGGGCTATTGAAAACATCGCGCAGTACGCAACAGATAACATTTCCTTCCAAACAGG GGATGTCTATTACACCAAAAGTGATATGATCAATGGACATGGTTATCAATCATTGATCGTCACCCTTCCTTCAGGAAGAACGGTGACAATACTGACATTCAAATCCAAGAACAAATTCAACGTCTTCGAGGAATTTCCACAACTCACTGATGCGCAAAACGAAGTTAGGAAGATAGAATGA